In a single window of the Geotrypetes seraphini chromosome 11, aGeoSer1.1, whole genome shotgun sequence genome:
- the LOC117368850 gene encoding fMet-Leu-Phe receptor-like has product MTEVLISSVFLNVTSAQDREISTEEPVNILGATINAFIFVAGTTGNGLVIWLMVFKTKKNVLSTWILNLAVADFVFSAFRILAVVRDAMGSQWPFGLALCKLNVFVKHINLYTSVFMLAIISIDRCLLVTSPVWSRNHRTAGCSSIISFATWCLAALLSMPHMLFRGTSLKGTRVQCTFDGAENYIKLMLYLISWLPYHIVSLLKFTQVSKPFLKVAYSLTAGFAYLNSCINPLLYCFMGYLTKQSLSSLLRNVFSDGQ; this is encoded by the exons ATGACGGAAGTGCTTATCTCATCTGTGTTCCTCAATGTAACATCAGCCCAGGACAGGGAGATTAGTACAGAAGAGCCAGTCAATATATTAGGAGCCACCATCAATGCTTTCATCTTTGTGGCTGGTACAACAGGCAATGGATTGGTCATCTGGTTGATGGtcttcaagacaaagaagaatgTCTTGTCCACCTGGATTCTCAACTTGGCTGTGGCAGACTTTGTTTTCTCTGCCTTCCGCATCTTGGCTGTTGTCCGAGATGCCATGGGCTCCCAGTGGCCCTTTGGCCTGGCCCTTTGCAAACTAAATGTTTTTGTAAAGCACATCAACCTCTATACCAGCGTCTTCATGCTGGCAATCATCAGCATTGACCGTTGCCTCCTAGTCACTAGCCCAGTGTGGTCCAGAAACCATCGTACTGCTGGATGTTCTTCCATCATTAGCTTTGCCACCTGGTGCTTGGCAGCCCTCCTAAGCATGCCACACATGCTGTTCCGTGGGACCTCCTTGAAAGGCACTAGGGTACAATGCACCTTTGATGGTGCTGAAAACTACATCAAGCTTATGCTCTATCTCATCAG TTGGCTTCCCTACCATATAGTAAGCTTACTAAAGTTCACCCAGGTGTCGAAACCATTCCTGAAGGTTGCATACAGCTTGACTGCTGGCTTTGCCTACCTCAACAGCTGCATTAATCCACTACTTTACTGCTTCATGGGATATTTGACTAAACAATCCTTGTCTTCCCTTCTCAGGAATGTCTTTAGTGATGGACAGTGA